In Deinococcota bacterium, the following proteins share a genomic window:
- a CDS encoding type II toxin-antitoxin system PemK/MazF family toxin — protein sequence MNLRRGDIVLVDFEPARRAEANKIRPAIVITNDQANEHGSSVVVVPLTGNTERIYPFQLFMPKQQTGLEKDGKAQVELLRSVSRSRVGRRLGIMPRALLAELDQRLKLHLGLG from the coding sequence GTGAACCTAAGGCGCGGCGACATCGTGCTCGTGGACTTTGAGCCCGCTAGAAGGGCCGAAGCAAACAAGATTCGTCCCGCCATCGTCATCACCAACGATCAGGCCAACGAACACGGCAGCAGTGTCGTGGTGGTGCCGCTGACCGGCAACACTGAGCGAATCTATCCCTTTCAACTCTTCATGCCGAAACAGCAAACCGGCTTGGAGAAGGACGGCAAAGCGCAGGTCGAGCTTCTGCGGAGCGTCAGCAGGAGCCGCGTGGGACGGCGCCTGGGGATCATGCCTCGAGCGCTCCTCGCCGAACTCGACCAGCGCCTCAAACTTCACTTGGGGCTTGGCTAA
- a CDS encoding ribbon-helix-helix domain-containing protein has product MNIRNTVAKFSVSIPAELANFLEDYQKEHKLSSRSEVISISLEKLREAELGKAYREHAKDWQSDPDQAFWDSAAADDGISTDESGW; this is encoded by the coding sequence ATGAACATCCGTAACACCGTCGCCAAGTTTTCTGTCAGCATCCCAGCAGAATTGGCGAACTTTCTCGAGGACTATCAAAAAGAGCATAAGCTCAGCAGCCGCAGCGAGGTGATCAGTATCAGCCTCGAGAAACTCCGTGAGGCCGAGCTTGGCAAAGCATATCGAGAACACGCGAAGGACTGGCAGAGCGACCCCGACCAAGCGTTCTGGGACTCAGCGGCGGCGGACGACGGCATTAGTACCGACGAGTCGGGCTGGTGA